tactggtgccggtaccggtgtcttaccacaatgaaattaccgtaacttattctttcacggtcctaccagtgcagtaatgcaagcgttgtagcacttgtatcCTActacatttgtttattttgatgagagtctactggaaacaacataaaatttgaaagggaagaattgttctgtgatcaattatctgtcctaaagtgtaaacaacattaaatttgcaagggaacaactgttctgtgatcaattaccgtatatggcctacagtgtacaggtaagatgctggctgactgctaaccggtactggtagctcagtacgtaagtacgatactggtactggtgccggtaccggtgtcttaccacaatgaaattacgtaacttattctttcacggtcctaccagtgcagtaatgcaagcgttgtagcacttgtagcctactatatttgtttattttgatgagagtctactggaaacaacataaaatttgaaagggaagaattgttctgtgatcaattatctttcctaaagtgtaaacaacataaaatttgcaagggaacaactgttctgtgatcagtTACCGTATATgacctacagtgtacaggtaagatgctggctgactgctaactcagtaccgcacctacgttaggtaccggtaccgccgtGAATTCAGCTCTCATCtctttgttggacacgtagtggacataacgatcgtttcaatattatgttgttgttcttgttctttgacacgtttttaaaaagtcgcttttctcttcgaatactggaccaattgctttgaaattttcagtggttaaagataaaaattttctccagaaggctattactttttttttcgctatgacgtcatcaaaattatgtgactctacgtgtccatatatttgagcatagctctcttgttttcttaTTATTATCGCCCAAACCCTATTGAATTTAGTAATTCAGTTTTCAGTTAAGTATAAATTTTCATCACATTATTCTGGCCGcttcagatttttttttcaacgagtGCAACACTGGACCCTCTTCccctttttataattttttttctctttaaAAACACACATACAAAACATTGCATGTACCTAAAAATTCCCTGATTTTATTCAGacttttttggaaaaatattatcGTAAAGTTTTGCCACTGGTCATCTATTTGATCACATCAGCGTATATGGTGGGAGCTGACTACGACGACGATATGGTtgtatcgctccctcctgtccataccgaaacaattttatttgttgttgctattttattgatgactgtattttttggttgaaaaaaataataaaatctctctctctctctctctcatatATATCTTCGGATTGGTAAAACGTGTTTTGAAATGAGACAACAATCTTTAAAGTATGACTGGGTctgtatttcaaatatttgaactagaattttcatatttttagtttattagaAACACGAAACACAAAAACGAAAAAGAACAAATTCAACAACAAATGACAATACTCAATCCAAGTAGTTTAATGATGAAAACATTTAATAAAACTCGTCTCAGAGTTTCAAAAACTCTTCGAACCAAAATACTGGGGGACTATTTTCTCCAAATTATCGTATTTGTTCTTAATGAGATGCATCAGAAAGTGTTTGATGTCACGTAATAATGTCCGTTTGGTGGAGTCGTCTTCTTTTTTGATGTCGCTGAAATTGATGGACGTCCAGTTGTCccttacaaaatatttcttgaGGTGCGGTATGGTGCTTTTGAATTCATCAGTACTTCCGTAAATTTCCAAAACCTGACAAGAGGTAAAGCATTAGTTATATTTATTGGTTAATAACGTCTTAACACGTTGGAGAAGTAATACTTACTTTTAAGATTGCTAGAGTGTATGGAGGAACACGGTAGATTACTTGAGTTATTTTTCGTGAACCTGATTCAAGAGTTTCTGTCACTGATTCCGGAGGAAAATGTTTTTCGGGAATTTGACTTTCTGAGTGTTTCTTCTTGTTGGATTCTGAGCTTATATCATGAAGTTTCGAAGCCCACGTGGCTGTAATAGTTTGCTCAAGAGGTTTATCTATTGTTTCTCGTTTTACTCTTCCcggaaaattatttatttgcgaGTCAATAGTTATCAACGCGGGCGGAGAGATTCTTTCGTCAACTTTAGTCTCTATGGCTATCGAGGCGTTCTCGCTGGAAGCTGTTAAATTTGTGATTTTGTCCTCGAAAGATTGGGGAAAAGACCATCTTTTTGGACATCTGTGAAATTTTATACAATGCCTCTTCAGAGCGTCAGACCTTGTAAATAGTTTCCCACATTCACGACATTTGTGTCTTAGTTTATTGTGTACAGACTGCTGGTGCCTCAGCAATCGGCCTCTCACTGTGAATTTCTTTGAGCATATTTCGCATGTATGTTCATTCAtatctataatatatattataatccTAAACTGAAATTAAAATCCGCAGATTTTAAATTCAGGACCAAATAAAAACTTTTAACAACATTTTCAGCTGCAACCTCAAATATATCATATTCTCACGTGATCGCCGATTAA
This is a stretch of genomic DNA from Styela clava chromosome 2, kaStyClav1.hap1.2, whole genome shotgun sequence. It encodes these proteins:
- the LOC120336165 gene encoding uncharacterized protein LOC120336165, which codes for MNEHTCEICSKKFTVRGRLLRHQQSVHNKLRHKCRECGKLFTRSDALKRHCIKFHRCPKRWSFPQSFEDKITNLTASSENASIAIETKVDERISPPALITIDSQINNFPGRVKRETIDKPLEQTITATWASKLHDISSESNKKKHSESQIPEKHFPPESVTETLESGSRKITQVIYRVPPYTLAILKVLEIYGSTDEFKSTIPHLKKYFVRDNWTSINFSDIKKEDDSTKRTLLRDIKHFLMHLIKNKYDNLEKIVPQYFGSKSF